Proteins encoded by one window of Pseudomonas sp. PSKL.D1:
- a CDS encoding TetR/AcrR family transcriptional regulator has protein sequence MAQSETVERILDAAEQLFAERGFAETSLRLITSKAGVNLAAVNYHFGSKKALIQAVFSRFLGPFCASLERELERRQAKPEQKPTLEELLEMLVEQALAVQPRSNNDLSIFMRLLGLAFSQSQGHLRRYLEDMYGKVFRRYMLLVNEAAPRIPPLELFWRVHFMLGAAAFSMSGIKALRAIAETDFGINTSIEQVMRLMVPFLAAGMRADSGVTDAAMASAQLRPRSKSGSATAKA, from the coding sequence ATGGCCCAATCGGAAACCGTTGAACGCATTCTCGATGCTGCCGAGCAGCTGTTCGCGGAAAGAGGGTTTGCTGAAACCTCGTTGCGGCTGATTACCAGCAAGGCCGGTGTCAACCTGGCTGCGGTCAACTATCACTTCGGCTCCAAGAAGGCGCTGATTCAGGCTGTGTTCTCACGGTTCCTCGGGCCGTTCTGTGCCAGCCTCGAGCGCGAGCTGGAGCGCCGCCAGGCCAAGCCTGAACAAAAGCCTACGCTCGAAGAGCTGCTGGAGATGCTGGTGGAGCAGGCGCTGGCCGTACAGCCACGCAGCAATAACGACCTCTCGATTTTCATGCGCCTGCTGGGTTTGGCCTTCAGCCAGAGCCAGGGCCACCTGCGGCGTTACCTGGAGGACATGTACGGCAAGGTGTTCCGCCGCTACATGCTGCTGGTCAACGAAGCCGCCCCGCGCATTCCGCCGCTTGAGCTGTTCTGGCGTGTGCACTTCATGCTGGGTGCCGCTGCATTCAGCATGTCCGGCATCAAGGCGCTGCGGGCAATTGCCGAGACCGACTTTGGCATCAACACCTCGATCGAACAGGTGATGCGCCTGATGGTGCCATTCCTGGCGGCGGGCATGCGTGCCGACAGTGGCGTTACCGACGCGGCCATGGCCAGCGCCCAGCTGCGCCCGCGCAGCAAGTCGGGCAGCGCCACCGCCAAGGCCTGA
- the nagZ gene encoding beta-N-acetylhexosaminidase, with protein MQGSLMVDIAGHWLTAEDRHLLRQPEVAGLIIFARNIDSPRQVRELCASIRAIRPDLILAVDQEGGRVQRLRQGFVRLPAMRAIADNANAEYLAEQCGWLMATEVLAVGLDLSFAPVLDLDHQRSAVVGSRAFEGNPERATQLAGAFIRGMNAAGMAACGKHFPGHGWAEADSHVAIPVDERNLDQLRQADLVPFTRLSGQLAAVMPAHVIYPQVDNQPAGFSRRWLQGILRGELGFDGVIFSDDLSMAGAHVVGDAANRIEAALSAGCDMGLVCNDRAAAELALSAAQRLKVSPSPRIARMRGQGFASTDYRAQPRWLEALGALKEAQLVD; from the coding sequence CTGCAAGGCTCCCTGATGGTGGATATCGCCGGCCACTGGCTGACCGCCGAGGACCGCCACCTCCTGCGCCAGCCGGAAGTGGCCGGCCTGATCATCTTCGCCCGCAACATCGACAGCCCGCGCCAGGTGCGCGAGCTGTGTGCATCCATTCGTGCCATCCGGCCGGACCTCATTCTTGCTGTCGACCAGGAAGGCGGGCGCGTTCAGCGCCTGCGCCAGGGCTTTGTGCGCCTGCCGGCCATGCGCGCCATCGCTGACAACGCCAACGCCGAGTACCTGGCCGAGCAGTGCGGCTGGCTGATGGCCACCGAGGTGCTGGCGGTTGGCCTGGACCTCAGCTTCGCGCCGGTGCTCGACCTGGATCACCAGCGCAGCGCCGTGGTGGGCAGCCGTGCGTTCGAGGGTAACCCCGAGCGCGCCACGCAGTTGGCCGGCGCCTTCATTCGCGGCATGAACGCCGCGGGCATGGCTGCCTGTGGCAAACATTTCCCGGGCCATGGCTGGGCCGAAGCTGACTCGCACGTGGCCATCCCGGTGGACGAGCGCAACCTTGATCAATTGCGCCAGGCCGACCTAGTGCCCTTCACCCGCCTGAGCGGGCAGTTGGCGGCGGTGATGCCGGCGCATGTGATCTACCCGCAGGTCGACAATCAGCCCGCTGGTTTCTCCCGCCGCTGGTTGCAGGGCATTTTGCGCGGCGAGCTGGGCTTTGACGGGGTGATCTTCAGTGATGACCTGTCCATGGCCGGGGCGCATGTGGTGGGTGATGCGGCCAATCGCATCGAGGCAGCGTTGAGCGCGGGTTGTGACATGGGCCTGGTGTGCAATGACCGGGCGGCTGCTGAGCTGGCGCTGAGCGCGGCACAGCGGTTGAAGGTATCGCCATCGCCGCGCATTGCGCGGATGCGGGGGCAGGGCTTTGCCAGCACGGATTACCGTGCGCAGCCGCGGTGGCTGGAGGCGTTGGGGGCGTTGAAAGAGGCGCAGTTGGTGGATTGA